A stretch of the uncultured Desulfobacter sp. genome encodes the following:
- a CDS encoding carbonic anhydrase — MKKTSLRLILCLLLTCMIAFAGCSGEQKKPKPSPDEALQMLKDGNKRFLSGKSEHPHLDKERMMQSSLEDQGDHAYATILASSDSRVPVEAIFDAGIMDTFVIRVPGNVCNTDQVAAIEYGLDQVRTPVIVVLGNTQCAAVTAVTRAINGQGDIPPMLANIEPAVKKAMEKYPQAKGDQIIPLAIEENIYISIRDLFMQSPATCELVNAGTVKVVGAIYDVSDGRVYWLEDETVDSILQKVEGKVDDTQVSDAPATSDEAAAEDHEAAAQDHEAAPEVDEAAPQTHEEAAETDEVAPDAHDDAAKALAPSEAEETIAEPEAHDTAVSDEAAPESHDAHEVAPEAHEAAPDASVPPEAEETPAEHETHHDTKSHT, encoded by the coding sequence ATGAAAAAAACATCACTTCGGTTGATCTTATGCCTGCTGCTGACATGTATGATTGCATTTGCCGGTTGCTCAGGAGAACAAAAAAAACCAAAACCCAGCCCCGACGAAGCACTCCAGATGCTCAAAGATGGAAATAAACGTTTCCTCAGTGGGAAATCCGAACATCCGCATCTGGACAAAGAGCGGATGATGCAATCCAGCCTGGAAGATCAGGGTGATCATGCCTATGCGACCATCCTCGCCTCTTCCGATTCCCGGGTGCCTGTCGAAGCGATTTTTGATGCCGGAATTATGGATACATTTGTTATCCGCGTGCCCGGCAATGTATGTAATACAGATCAAGTCGCCGCCATAGAATATGGTCTGGACCAGGTCCGCACACCGGTTATAGTCGTACTGGGCAATACACAATGCGCCGCAGTGACAGCCGTTACCCGGGCCATCAATGGACAAGGCGATATTCCACCGATGCTTGCCAACATTGAACCTGCCGTCAAAAAGGCCATGGAAAAGTATCCCCAGGCAAAAGGCGACCAAATCATTCCCCTGGCCATTGAAGAAAACATCTATATCAGTATCCGGGATCTGTTCATGCAAAGTCCTGCCACATGTGAACTTGTCAACGCGGGTACAGTTAAAGTAGTCGGCGCCATCTATGATGTCAGCGACGGCAGGGTATACTGGCTTGAGGACGAGACAGTGGACAGCATTCTGCAGAAAGTGGAAGGCAAGGTAGACGATACCCAGGTATCTGATGCCCCTGCAACATCCGATGAGGCGGCGGCTGAAGACCATGAGGCAGCTGCTCAAGACCATGAGGCAGCGCCTGAGGTTGACGAAGCAGCACCCCAAACCCATGAAGAAGCCGCTGAAACGGATGAAGTCGCTCCCGACGCCCATGATGATGCAGCCAAAGCCTTGGCGCCGTCAGAAGCAGAAGAAACGATTGCCGAGCCCGAAGCCCATGACACTGCAGTCTCCGATGAGGCAGCACCTGAATCACATGATGCGCATGAAGTAGCACCTGAGGCCCATGAAGCGGCACCTGACGCTTCTGTGCCGCCTGAGGCGGAGGAAACACCTGCAGAACATGAAACCCATCATGACACGAAAAGCCATACCTAA
- a CDS encoding iron-containing alcohol dehydrogenase, producing the protein MAAREEVYGFFIPTVTLMGIGAHKELCNQMKSLGVSKPFIVADKGITACGLTKQICDLLKEGMGADAVVYDETIPNPTDKNVAEGVAIYEKSGCDMIITLGGGSSHDCGKGIGIVSTNGGTIHDFEGVDKSTKAMPPFIAINTTAGTGSEMTRFCIITDTSRKVKMAIVDWRVTPAIAINDPLLMMGMPSALTAATGMDALTHSVEAYVSTIATPVTDACAIKSIELIADNLRQAVANGQDVVARDNMAYAEYLAGMAFNNASLGHVHAMAHQLGGYYDLPHGVCNAILLPHVSQFNLIAKLDRFADIAVALGENIDGLSTRDAADKALEAIRKLSSDVGIPSNLTELGVKKEDLKIMAENAQKDACGLTNPRTPTLDDVIGIYTAAL; encoded by the coding sequence ATGGCAGCAAGAGAAGAAGTTTATGGATTTTTTATTCCAACAGTTACATTAATGGGTATTGGTGCACACAAAGAGCTCTGTAATCAAATGAAAAGCCTTGGTGTCTCAAAGCCTTTCATTGTTGCCGACAAGGGAATTACCGCTTGTGGCTTGACCAAACAGATCTGTGATTTGCTCAAAGAGGGAATGGGCGCAGATGCAGTGGTTTATGATGAAACCATCCCCAACCCAACTGATAAGAATGTTGCCGAAGGGGTTGCGATTTATGAAAAAAGCGGTTGCGACATGATCATCACGTTGGGAGGCGGAAGCTCCCATGACTGCGGTAAAGGAATTGGTATTGTGTCGACCAACGGTGGTACGATACATGATTTTGAAGGGGTCGATAAATCAACAAAAGCAATGCCGCCGTTTATCGCGATCAACACCACCGCCGGTACCGGCAGCGAAATGACCCGATTCTGCATTATCACCGATACCAGTCGAAAGGTCAAAATGGCTATTGTGGACTGGCGAGTGACACCAGCCATTGCGATCAATGATCCCCTGCTTATGATGGGTATGCCGTCGGCGTTGACTGCAGCGACCGGAATGGATGCATTAACCCATTCCGTGGAGGCATACGTCTCCACCATTGCAACCCCGGTCACGGATGCGTGTGCCATTAAATCCATTGAGCTCATTGCCGACAATCTGCGGCAGGCGGTTGCCAATGGTCAGGATGTCGTTGCCAGAGACAACATGGCCTATGCCGAATATCTGGCTGGCATGGCTTTCAACAATGCCAGCCTCGGACATGTCCATGCCATGGCACATCAATTGGGTGGCTACTATGACTTGCCCCATGGCGTTTGCAACGCCATATTGCTGCCCCATGTTTCCCAGTTCAATCTGATTGCCAAACTGGATCGGTTTGCAGACATTGCCGTGGCTTTAGGAGAGAACATTGACGGACTCTCCACCCGCGACGCTGCAGATAAGGCGCTGGAAGCGATCCGGAAGCTGTCTTCCGATGTCGGTATTCCAAGCAATTTGACTGAATTAGGTGTCAAAAAAGAAGATTTAAAAATTATGGCGGAAAATGCCCAGAAAGACGCCTGCGGCCTTACAAATCCCAGAACCCCGACCCTGGATGACGTGATCGGCATCTACACAGCAGCGCTGTAA
- a CDS encoding GntR family transcriptional regulator yields MGTKTKKSKDDFTLEAYNGIRRMFFLNEIIPGQKISYGDLAKRLNMSTTPVIQALKRLEIQGLVRHEPNRGYYTENISLAEIIEIYDFRELIEVSLLPDTISGMNKTKLKKLKKALDNHLDAVRDIFLKDRLLKDMEFHMTLAKLSGNRIKVACLKDLFDLLYLKYRGNILFVTPMEMVDAEHIQLYDDIAAGNLESAKHVLAHHIANVKHHAISSIERMKNEKKAKL; encoded by the coding sequence ATGGGAACAAAAACTAAAAAATCCAAGGATGATTTTACTTTAGAAGCATACAACGGCATCCGGCGTATGTTTTTTTTAAATGAAATCATTCCGGGCCAGAAAATTTCTTATGGAGATCTGGCCAAACGTCTGAATATGAGCACCACCCCGGTGATTCAGGCGCTGAAACGATTAGAAATCCAGGGTCTGGTCCGCCATGAGCCCAACCGGGGATATTATACGGAAAATATCAGCCTGGCAGAGATTATTGAAATTTATGATTTTAGAGAACTGATCGAAGTTTCCCTGCTGCCGGATACCATTTCGGGCATGAACAAGACAAAACTTAAAAAATTGAAAAAGGCCCTGGATAATCATCTGGACGCGGTCAGGGATATTTTTTTAAAAGACAGGCTGCTCAAAGATATGGAATTTCACATGACTTTGGCCAAATTATCCGGTAACCGGATAAAGGTGGCTTGCCTAAAGGATCTGTTTGATCTGCTCTATTTGAAATACCGGGGCAACATTCTTTTCGTCACGCCCATGGAGATGGTGGATGCCGAGCATATCCAGCTGTATGATGATATTGCTGCAGGCAACCTTGAAAGTGCAAAGCATGTGTTGGCTCACCATATTGCCAATGTTAAGCATCACGCCATTTCAAGTATTGAGCGGATGAAAAATGAAAAAAAAGCAAAACTATAA
- a CDS encoding transketolase C-terminal domain-containing protein has protein sequence MALAFMEGNEAVARGAMAAGCNFFAGYPITPATTIFNSMLKMLPPKGGICIQGEDEIASMGYCIGASMAGKKALTATSGPGISLYSEHISFAVGSEIPLVIVDVQRLGPSTGSATRGADADIQFMRWGNTGGVPVIVLAPKDVKDCYILTFTAFNFAERFRCPVFIASNKEIGMTKETFDIDTLVLPKKVERSRFEGQNFLPFAADPDKAPPFLPIGGPTLVRQTSSTHGLDGYITINPDAITAIQDRLRNKIHTCRDELSLYEEHLLPDTDMLVISYGITSRAVDDAAVAMAEKGRPISTLSLKTLWPVPKQVLINAAQKFSRILVVEMNLGQYVNEIRRVLCGKKIDFYGQMDGTLIAPAKIMEALANE, from the coding sequence ATGGCATTAGCATTCATGGAAGGTAATGAGGCCGTTGCCAGAGGGGCCATGGCAGCAGGCTGCAATTTTTTTGCCGGATATCCTATTACCCCGGCCACCACAATTTTCAATAGTATGCTGAAAATGCTGCCGCCCAAAGGCGGCATCTGTATCCAGGGGGAAGATGAGATTGCTTCCATGGGATATTGCATAGGTGCCTCCATGGCCGGGAAAAAGGCGCTTACCGCCACCTCCGGCCCGGGTATCAGCCTCTATTCGGAACATATCTCTTTTGCCGTGGGCAGCGAAATCCCTCTGGTGATTGTGGATGTGCAGCGTTTAGGCCCCTCGACCGGTTCAGCCACCCGGGGGGCAGATGCCGATATCCAGTTCATGCGCTGGGGCAATACCGGCGGCGTTCCGGTCATCGTACTGGCTCCCAAGGATGTCAAAGATTGTTACATACTGACCTTTACCGCCTTCAACTTTGCCGAACGGTTCCGCTGCCCCGTATTTATCGCCTCCAACAAAGAGATCGGCATGACCAAGGAGACCTTTGACATAGATACCCTTGTGCTGCCGAAAAAAGTAGAACGATCCCGATTTGAAGGGCAAAACTTTCTACCCTTTGCCGCCGATCCGGACAAAGCCCCGCCCTTTCTCCCCATCGGCGGGCCAACCCTGGTGCGTCAGACCTCCTCCACCCATGGCCTGGACGGGTATATCACCATCAATCCGGATGCCATTACAGCCATCCAGGACCGCCTGAGAAATAAAATTCACACATGCCGAGATGAACTTTCTTTGTATGAAGAACATCTTTTACCAGACACTGACATGCTTGTAATCTCCTACGGCATTACCAGCCGGGCGGTTGATGATGCGGCAGTGGCAATGGCTGAAAAAGGCAGGCCCATATCCACCCTATCCCTTAAAACCCTCTGGCCGGTACCGAAACAGGTACTGATAAACGCGGCGCAAAAATTTTCCCGCATCCTTGTTGTGGAGATGAACCTGGGCCAGTATGTCAACGAAATTCGCCGGGTGCTTTGTGGCAAAAAGATTGACTTTTATGGGCAAATGGATGGAACATTAATTGCGCCGGCAAAGATTATGGAGGCCCTCGCAAATGAGTAA
- a CDS encoding thiamine pyrophosphate-dependent enzyme yields the protein MSNYLNENRPPVFCPGCTHDRITKSLDKTFVNMGLAPDKIVIVTDIGCSGLFDTFFNVHALHGVHGRALTYALGLKMSDPSLNVIVTMGDGGLGIGGAHVLSACRKNLDITLIILNNFNFGMTGGQYSATTPEDALVGSEFLNQAEMPMDICKVAKAAGATYVSQYSGMDPQLPEEFERAIRHKGFSIVETLGLCTGRYTKRNKLTPKTIDEMIASAPPENGLVQENQRPEYGERYRKLSAQKTTFPEPLIIEKQFEPKENLRWEIIILGSAGMRIVTAGDIICHAGISAGFNASIKNDYNITVLRGQSVSEILLDPSPIGYTGLESPGVILALSEEGVARRKKVFAGLSPTAFILKEKSVSIPDTSAQVEEIDFKALKISRQDWALASLGVLAKKELVLTQDMLLSALKSRFSPKLFALAQETIDKVT from the coding sequence ATGAGTAATTATCTGAACGAAAACCGCCCCCCGGTATTCTGCCCAGGCTGCACCCATGACAGGATCACCAAAAGCCTGGATAAAACCTTTGTAAACATGGGCCTTGCACCGGACAAGATCGTTATTGTCACGGACATCGGATGCTCCGGCCTGTTCGACACTTTTTTCAATGTCCATGCCCTGCACGGTGTCCACGGCCGGGCTTTGACCTACGCCCTGGGGTTGAAGATGTCCGATCCTTCGTTGAACGTCATTGTGACCATGGGTGACGGCGGCCTTGGTATTGGCGGGGCCCATGTGCTGTCCGCCTGCAGAAAGAATCTGGATATCACGTTGATCATCCTGAACAACTTTAACTTCGGCATGACCGGAGGCCAGTACTCGGCCACCACGCCGGAAGATGCCCTGGTGGGTTCCGAATTTCTCAACCAGGCTGAAATGCCCATGGATATCTGCAAAGTTGCAAAGGCAGCCGGTGCGACATACGTTTCCCAATACTCGGGGATGGATCCACAACTTCCCGAAGAATTTGAACGGGCCATCCGCCATAAAGGATTTTCCATCGTGGAAACCTTGGGCCTTTGCACGGGCCGATACACAAAACGCAACAAGCTTACCCCAAAAACCATCGACGAAATGATCGCCTCTGCCCCGCCGGAGAATGGCCTTGTACAGGAAAATCAACGTCCGGAATACGGTGAACGCTACCGTAAGCTTTCAGCACAAAAGACAACGTTCCCCGAACCCTTGATTATTGAAAAACAGTTTGAACCCAAAGAGAACCTTCGCTGGGAAATTATCATTTTGGGATCAGCAGGCATGCGCATTGTCACAGCCGGGGATATTATTTGCCATGCAGGCATTTCCGCCGGATTCAATGCCTCCATTAAAAATGATTATAACATTACCGTGCTGCGCGGACAGTCCGTTTCTGAAATTTTGCTCGACCCTTCACCCATCGGCTATACCGGACTGGAATCACCAGGCGTGATCCTGGCGCTAAGCGAGGAGGGGGTTGCCCGAAGAAAAAAAGTATTTGCCGGTTTGAGTCCAACGGCCTTTATTCTCAAGGAAAAAAGCGTTAGCATTCCGGACACCTCCGCCCAGGTGGAGGAGATTGATTTCAAAGCATTGAAAATCAGCAGACAGGACTGGGCCCTGGCATCCCTGGGCGTTTTGGCGAAAAAAGAGCTGGTTCTCACACAAGACATGTTGCTGTCAGCACTTAAATCGCGGTTCAGCCCCAAGCTATTTGCCCTGGCTCAAGAGACCATCGATAAAGTGACTTGA